A genomic region of Ensifer adhaerens contains the following coding sequences:
- the tyrS gene encoding tyrosine--tRNA ligase — protein sequence MSGFKSDFLHTLSERGFIHQISDESGLDELFRKETVTAYIGFDPTAPSLHAGGLIQIMMLHWMQATGHQPISLMGGGTGMVGDPSFKDEARQLMTPATIDANIASIKTVFSNYLTYGDGPKDALMINNADWLLGINYLEFLRDVGRHFSVNRMLSFDSVKTRLDREQSLSFLEFNYMILQAYDFVELHKRTGCRLQMGGSDQWGNIINGIDLGHRMGTKQLYALTSPLLTTSSGAKMGKSVNGAIWLNPDMLSAYDFWQYWRNTEDADVTRFLKLYTTLPMAEIERLSKLGGSEINEVKKILATEITAMLHGRPAAEQAAETARKTFEEGALADDLPSVEIPTADLEAGLGLLTLIVRAGLAASNGEARRHVQGGAIRINDEAVSDERRLIGTGDVTADNVVKLSLGKKKHILVRPA from the coding sequence ATGTCCGGTTTCAAGTCCGATTTCCTTCACACCCTCAGCGAGCGTGGCTTCATCCACCAGATCTCCGACGAGTCGGGCCTGGATGAACTGTTCCGGAAGGAAACCGTGACGGCCTATATCGGCTTCGACCCGACCGCACCGAGCCTTCATGCCGGCGGTCTCATTCAGATCATGATGCTGCACTGGATGCAGGCAACCGGGCATCAGCCGATCTCGCTGATGGGCGGCGGCACCGGCATGGTCGGCGATCCGTCCTTCAAGGACGAGGCGCGCCAGCTGATGACGCCGGCGACGATCGACGCCAACATTGCCAGCATCAAGACGGTGTTCTCCAACTACCTGACCTACGGCGATGGCCCCAAGGACGCGTTGATGATCAACAACGCCGACTGGCTGCTCGGCATCAACTACCTCGAATTCCTGCGCGACGTCGGTCGCCACTTCTCGGTCAACCGCATGCTGTCCTTCGACAGCGTCAAGACGCGGCTTGATCGCGAGCAGTCGCTGTCGTTCCTCGAGTTCAACTACATGATCCTGCAGGCCTACGACTTCGTCGAGCTGCACAAGCGCACCGGCTGCCGTCTGCAGATGGGCGGATCGGATCAGTGGGGCAACATCATCAACGGCATCGACCTCGGCCACCGCATGGGGACAAAGCAGCTCTACGCGCTGACCTCGCCGCTTCTGACGACGTCGTCGGGCGCCAAGATGGGCAAGTCGGTCAACGGCGCTATCTGGCTCAACCCGGACATGCTGTCGGCCTATGACTTCTGGCAGTACTGGCGCAACACCGAGGATGCCGACGTCACCCGCTTCCTGAAGCTCTACACGACGCTGCCGATGGCGGAGATCGAGCGTCTCTCGAAGCTCGGTGGCTCGGAGATCAACGAGGTCAAGAAGATCCTCGCGACGGAAATCACCGCCATGCTTCACGGCCGCCCGGCGGCCGAGCAGGCGGCCGAGACCGCGCGCAAGACCTTCGAGGAAGGCGCGCTTGCCGACGACCTGCCTTCGGTCGAAATTCCGACCGCAGATCTCGAAGCCGGCCTCGGCCTGCTGACGCTGATCGTACGCGCCGGTCTTGCTGCGTCCAATGGCGAAGCTCGTCGCCACGTCCAGGGCGGTGCCATCAGGATCAACGATGAGGCCGTCAGCGACGAGCGCCGGCTGATCGGTACCGGCGACGTGACCGCCGACAATGTCGTCAAGCTGTCGCTCGGCAAGAAGAAGCACATTCTGGTGCGCCCGGCCTAA
- a CDS encoding DUF3971 domain-containing protein, producing the protein MSDIRGEKVGFRKKDIVALHALPSAQAHDPIIVHAPRKSAPLRLCAKIALSISLLALILGAILVTVIESGMMDSTLNARARAALNSALGNAYHADVGSTVVRMTASGAIALKAREVELSEATSGQPVAKLRSISIALDPLALMTGHIAVSRLEAEGGDFDTGLLPRGEPLDLTKIRIADVGQALEALFSHVDRMSQMAAGRGDQTVTLSDFSFSVVGSRNRVVPVVASALEFNRDASGSMSVKGSASVDGVEVDLTADALGQKGHVTGFEAAITNLPLAPFFYHGKSGAEQAFGIDATAGLTLKATRAAGEAKPDLRVAVRTSKGAFHAGGLISTLNPSQMDIAYDFERSSVEILPSAVKIGRSTFPFTGAIIDLDKLSGATEKGFAIDLLLKNASSAPEDVTEQPLIFDAKASGRFTSDTHRLIFDQLAVSSPLGSMYGSLSVAFGKTSPQISFAAVSDRMEARAVKQLWPWWLAKGARRWAIGNLFGGIVTNARIEVSVAEGRIANNEGELKLNEQELNINFDIDDTRINITGEIPPLRDTSGKFKLSGQRMTVDVGRGTAYFPSGRSVALNGGDFILPDVYTKPLMAEMKIEVGGEADAIAELVSYKPIQALQKTKLSPEDFSGPLTAVVGARFGLISDQKPPKPLYQVEMQLDKVSVNKALEGRPVTDLVGTFRVDNQQAVLDADAKIEGAKVKVALTEPVDPSSTVKRSRHISGTLEDGVWQKITSGPSKIISGPITVDVAIDETGKQKVKVGLTKAALSLPWIGWSKGVGIPAEAQFTSSMDGDLATISDFAVAGDGFGARGNLQVNDSGLVSADLNNVRLAQGDDFKVSVDRSKGGYTATLRGAAADIRPILAQMKAGSDQNQGGSDDITVKAQLDRITGFNGESLSNVNLVYAERGSQIEDVNLSAVTGSGQALVARIAKAGADNTLELTTGDAGALARFADIYQNMRGGLLNLKLRDRGGRSWRGSVDIRKFQLVGEQRLQSMVSTPTGADGRSLNQAVRRDIDVSSARFERGFAQLALDRGAIRVDGGVLRGTDVGATFQGTVRDGNGIMDMTGTFMPAYGLNRIFGELPLIGALLGNGRDRGLLGITFKLNGPFNQPKLTINPLSIIAPGVFRSIFEFQ; encoded by the coding sequence ATGAGTGATATCCGCGGCGAAAAAGTCGGCTTTCGCAAGAAAGACATCGTCGCGTTGCATGCGTTGCCTTCGGCGCAGGCACACGATCCCATTATCGTGCACGCACCACGCAAGAGCGCGCCCCTGCGCCTCTGCGCCAAGATTGCCCTTTCCATTTCGCTGCTCGCCCTCATCTTAGGAGCGATCCTCGTGACCGTGATCGAAAGCGGCATGATGGACAGCACGCTGAACGCGCGTGCGCGGGCCGCCCTCAATTCGGCGCTCGGAAACGCCTATCACGCTGATGTCGGCAGCACGGTTGTCCGCATGACGGCAAGCGGCGCAATTGCGCTCAAGGCGCGCGAAGTGGAGCTCAGCGAGGCGACATCCGGGCAGCCCGTTGCGAAACTGCGCTCGATCTCGATCGCGCTCGACCCGCTGGCGCTGATGACCGGTCACATCGCCGTCTCGCGCCTCGAAGCGGAAGGCGGCGATTTCGATACCGGGCTCCTTCCTCGAGGCGAACCGCTCGATCTCACCAAGATCCGCATCGCCGATGTCGGCCAGGCACTTGAAGCCCTGTTCTCCCATGTCGACCGCATGTCGCAGATGGCGGCCGGACGCGGCGATCAGACCGTAACGCTCTCCGATTTCAGTTTTTCCGTCGTCGGCTCCCGCAACCGCGTCGTTCCGGTCGTCGCCTCCGCGCTCGAATTCAACCGCGATGCCAGCGGCTCCATGAGCGTGAAAGGCAGCGCCTCCGTCGATGGCGTCGAGGTCGATCTCACCGCCGACGCGCTCGGTCAGAAGGGGCACGTCACGGGTTTTGAGGCGGCGATCACCAACCTGCCGCTTGCGCCGTTCTTCTATCACGGCAAGTCCGGTGCGGAGCAGGCCTTCGGCATCGACGCAACGGCAGGGCTGACACTGAAGGCGACGCGGGCAGCGGGCGAAGCAAAGCCGGATCTGCGCGTGGCGGTGCGCACCTCCAAGGGGGCGTTCCATGCCGGCGGCCTCATCTCGACACTCAATCCATCACAGATGGACATCGCCTATGATTTCGAGCGCTCCTCGGTCGAGATTCTGCCGTCGGCCGTCAAGATCGGCCGTTCGACCTTTCCGTTCACCGGCGCGATCATCGACCTCGACAAGCTCTCGGGCGCGACGGAGAAGGGCTTCGCGATCGATCTTCTCCTGAAGAACGCCAGTTCGGCCCCGGAGGACGTCACCGAGCAACCGCTGATCTTTGATGCCAAGGCGAGCGGGCGGTTCACCTCGGACACCCACCGGCTGATCTTCGATCAACTCGCAGTCTCGAGTCCGCTCGGCTCGATGTACGGTTCGCTTTCGGTCGCCTTCGGCAAGACCTCGCCGCAGATCAGCTTTGCCGCCGTCAGCGATCGCATGGAGGCGAGGGCCGTCAAGCAGTTGTGGCCGTGGTGGCTCGCCAAGGGCGCCCGCCGCTGGGCAATCGGCAACCTCTTCGGCGGCATAGTCACCAATGCGCGCATCGAAGTGTCGGTTGCCGAGGGCCGGATTGCCAACAATGAGGGGGAGTTGAAGCTCAACGAGCAGGAGCTCAACATCAACTTCGACATCGACGACACGCGCATCAACATAACGGGCGAGATACCGCCGTTGCGCGACACATCCGGGAAATTCAAGCTGAGCGGACAGCGCATGACGGTCGACGTCGGGCGGGGCACTGCCTATTTTCCGTCGGGACGATCCGTGGCGCTCAATGGCGGCGACTTCATCCTTCCCGATGTCTACACCAAGCCGCTGATGGCGGAAATGAAGATCGAGGTGGGTGGCGAGGCCGATGCAATCGCCGAGCTCGTCAGCTACAAGCCGATCCAGGCGCTGCAAAAAACGAAGTTGTCGCCGGAGGATTTCAGTGGCCCCCTGACGGCTGTCGTCGGTGCGCGCTTCGGCCTGATCTCCGACCAGAAGCCGCCGAAGCCGCTCTACCAGGTGGAAATGCAGCTCGACAAGGTCAGCGTCAACAAGGCGCTCGAAGGGCGCCCTGTGACCGATCTGGTGGGGACGTTCCGCGTCGACAATCAGCAGGCAGTGCTGGACGCCGATGCGAAAATCGAAGGCGCAAAGGTCAAGGTCGCATTGACCGAGCCGGTCGATCCAAGTTCGACCGTGAAGCGCTCGCGCCATATCTCAGGCACGCTGGAAGACGGTGTCTGGCAAAAAATCACGTCGGGTCCCTCCAAGATCATCTCCGGACCGATCACGGTCGACGTCGCCATCGACGAGACCGGCAAGCAGAAGGTGAAGGTCGGCCTTACCAAGGCGGCATTGTCGCTGCCCTGGATCGGCTGGAGCAAGGGTGTCGGAATTCCGGCCGAGGCGCAGTTCACGTCGAGCATGGACGGCGATTTGGCCACAATCAGCGATTTCGCCGTTGCCGGCGACGGTTTCGGCGCGCGCGGCAACCTGCAGGTGAACGATAGCGGCCTCGTATCAGCCGATCTCAATAATGTCCGTCTGGCACAAGGTGACGACTTCAAGGTCTCGGTCGACCGCAGCAAGGGTGGCTACACGGCCACGCTCAGAGGCGCGGCTGCAGACATCAGGCCGATCCTCGCGCAGATGAAGGCGGGAAGCGACCAGAACCAGGGCGGCAGTGACGATATCACCGTCAAGGCCCAGCTCGATCGCATTACCGGCTTCAACGGCGAATCCCTGTCGAACGTGAACCTTGTCTATGCGGAACGCGGAAGCCAGATCGAGGACGTCAACCTTTCGGCCGTCACGGGTAGCGGTCAAGCACTCGTTGCCCGGATCGCCAAGGCCGGTGCCGACAACACGCTGGAATTGACGACAGGCGATGCCGGTGCGCTGGCGCGCTTTGCCGATATCTACCAGAACATGCGCGGCGGCCTGCTCAATCTCAAGCTGCGCGACCGCGGCGGCCGCTCTTGGCGGGGCAGCGTCGATATCCGCAAGTTCCAACTTGTCGGCGAACAGCGGCTGCAATCGATGGTGTCGACGCCAACGGGCGCAGATGGACGGAGCCTCAACCAGGCCGTCCGCCGCGACATCGACGTGAGTTCGGCCCGCTTCGAGCGCGGCTTCGCGCAGCTTGCGCTCGACCGCGGTGCGATCCGCGTCGATGGCGGCGTGCTCCGCGGGACCGATGTCGGCGCGACTTTCCAGGGAACGGTACGCGACGGCAACGGCATCATGGACATGACCGGCACCTTCATGCCGGCCTACGGCCTGAACCGCATTTTCGGCGAACTGCCATTGATCGGCGCATTGCTGGGCAATGGTCGTGACCGTGGCCTGCTCGGCATCACCTTCAAGCTCAACGGCCCCTTCAACCAGCCGAAGCTGACGATCAACCCCTTGTCGATCATCGCGCCGGGCGTCTTCCGCAGCATCTTCGAATTCCAATGA
- a CDS encoding peroxiredoxin, protein MARPVPGDVAPDFTLPRDGGGTISLSAFRGRPVVLFFYPKDDTQACTLEAISFSELAEEFAAAGIVLIGLSPDSVKKHDRFAKKHNLTVTLAADEEKAVVTAYGVWVEKMMYGRKYMGVERSTFLIGADGVVVRVWEKVKVDGHAQEVLAAAKAL, encoded by the coding sequence ATGGCAAGACCCGTTCCCGGAGATGTCGCTCCCGACTTCACGCTGCCGCGCGATGGCGGCGGCACGATCTCGCTGTCCGCGTTTCGCGGCCGACCCGTCGTACTGTTCTTCTACCCGAAGGACGACACGCAGGCCTGCACGCTGGAGGCGATCTCGTTCTCCGAGCTTGCCGAAGAATTTGCGGCAGCCGGCATCGTGCTGATCGGCCTTTCGCCCGATTCTGTGAAAAAGCACGATCGCTTCGCCAAGAAGCACAACCTCACGGTGACACTCGCCGCCGACGAGGAAAAGGCGGTAGTGACCGCCTATGGCGTCTGGGTTGAGAAGATGATGTACGGCCGCAAATACATGGGCGTCGAACGCAGCACCTTCCTGATCGGCGCCGACGGCGTCGTCGTCAGGGTCTGGGAAAAGGTGAAGGTCGACGGTCACGCCCAGGAGGTCTTGGCCGCCGCAAAGGCCCTCTGA
- a CDS encoding ferritin-like domain-containing protein, producing MTELPVFHSLRGGAVEAIRAADLEVKTALAQEAARRWQRRTLSLRSPLDRPVPVRPGRPDKPVLTPPTQVKRRSLGSLKGRIALLHSIAHIELNAVDLALDIVARFATEPVPNSFFDGWMRVAFEEAKHFRMVRQRLNDLGADYGDLPAHDGLWQAAHDTRNDLTARLAVVPLILEARGLDVTPALQAKMRESGDFESAAVLDVIYEDEKGHVAVGAKWFRFLCARERKDPAATFQALVRANFRGPLKAPFNDIARAEAGLTPSFYRSMTASTNR from the coding sequence ATGACCGAATTGCCCGTGTTTCATAGCCTGCGGGGCGGTGCCGTCGAAGCGATTCGTGCCGCGGACCTCGAGGTCAAGACGGCGCTTGCGCAAGAAGCGGCAAGACGCTGGCAGCGCCGCACCCTGTCGCTGCGCTCGCCGCTCGACAGGCCCGTTCCGGTCCGCCCCGGGCGGCCAGACAAGCCGGTGCTGACACCGCCGACACAGGTGAAGCGGCGGTCGCTCGGGTCCCTCAAGGGGCGCATCGCCTTGCTGCACTCGATTGCCCATATCGAGCTGAACGCCGTCGATCTGGCGCTCGATATCGTCGCCCGCTTTGCGACGGAGCCGGTGCCAAATTCTTTCTTCGACGGTTGGATGCGTGTCGCCTTCGAGGAGGCCAAGCATTTTCGCATGGTTCGCCAACGGCTGAACGATCTTGGCGCCGACTATGGCGACTTGCCGGCCCATGACGGGCTCTGGCAAGCGGCGCATGATACCCGCAACGACCTGACGGCGCGGCTTGCCGTGGTGCCGCTCATTCTCGAAGCGCGCGGTCTCGACGTGACGCCGGCGCTGCAGGCGAAGATGCGCGAATCCGGCGACTTCGAGAGCGCGGCCGTGCTGGATGTGATCTACGAAGACGAGAAAGGCCACGTTGCCGTCGGTGCCAAATGGTTTCGCTTTCTCTGTGCCCGCGAGAGGAAGGATCCCGCAGCGACCTTCCAGGCGTTGGTGCGTGCCAATTTTCGTGGGCCGCTGAAGGCGCCGTTCAACGATATTGCCCGCGCCGAGGCCGGGCTGACACCGTCCTTCTATCGCTCGATGACGGCCTCTACCAACCGATAG
- a CDS encoding M23 family metallopeptidase codes for MSGRSANRAFGKRKENHVLILASGDKVRHMTVRPWMAAMAVSFAGVCSIGYLAATSYLVLRDDLIGGTIARQARMQHEYEDRITALRAQVDRVTSRQLLDQQVVEEKVEKLLRQQMALTSRNGKLGALVERAESSGLTTESNEPQTIEPLAYEKRADASGGGVKAIEKLMGLNTASVTGTVRPAPLAYVAPDAAESTSDRADRIFSKVTLSLKDVELEQMTRLKQLTDGAAKTSDAIRSIVGRTGVDLPVGDVAEMIPAVTSDAADSAIGGPFVEPATDDEFGRSLAALDTALLELEQTRAQVRTLPFGNPSPASDITSDFGNRLDPFLGRLALHAGIDFRATVGTRIRAAAPGTVTNAGLTGGYGNMVEIDHGNGVSSRYAHLSAVLVKVGDQVKEGEVIAKSGNTGRSTGPHLHYEIRLNGGAVDPMRFIDASRKLASYMN; via the coding sequence GTGTCTGGACGTTCGGCAAATCGTGCCTTCGGAAAACGTAAGGAAAATCACGTTCTGATACTGGCGAGTGGCGACAAGGTTCGCCACATGACGGTTCGCCCGTGGATGGCGGCAATGGCCGTATCCTTTGCCGGCGTCTGCAGCATCGGCTATCTCGCCGCCACATCCTATCTGGTCCTGCGCGACGATCTCATCGGCGGGACGATCGCCCGCCAGGCACGTATGCAGCACGAATACGAAGATCGAATCACGGCGCTGAGGGCGCAGGTCGATCGCGTCACCAGCCGGCAACTCCTCGACCAGCAGGTGGTGGAAGAAAAGGTCGAGAAGCTGCTGCGCCAGCAGATGGCGCTGACCTCGCGCAACGGAAAGCTTGGAGCCCTGGTCGAAAGGGCCGAAAGCTCGGGCCTGACGACGGAAAGCAACGAACCCCAGACCATCGAACCGCTTGCCTATGAGAAGCGAGCTGACGCCAGCGGCGGCGGCGTAAAGGCGATTGAGAAACTGATGGGGCTGAACACTGCCTCGGTCACCGGTACCGTCCGCCCCGCTCCCCTCGCCTACGTAGCCCCCGACGCGGCCGAATCGACATCTGATCGCGCCGATCGGATTTTCTCCAAAGTGACGCTGTCGCTGAAGGACGTCGAGCTCGAACAAATGACGCGGCTGAAACAGCTGACCGACGGCGCGGCAAAAACATCGGATGCGATTCGCTCGATCGTCGGCCGGACCGGCGTCGACCTTCCGGTCGGCGACGTCGCCGAAATGATCCCCGCCGTGACCTCGGACGCCGCCGATAGCGCTATCGGCGGCCCTTTCGTCGAGCCGGCAACCGATGACGAATTCGGCCGCTCGCTGGCCGCTCTGGACACCGCTCTCCTGGAGCTGGAGCAGACACGGGCGCAGGTCCGCACGCTGCCGTTCGGCAACCCATCTCCGGCGAGCGATATCACCAGTGACTTCGGCAACCGTCTCGATCCTTTCCTCGGTCGACTGGCGCTGCACGCCGGCATCGACTTCCGTGCGACGGTCGGCACGCGTATCCGCGCGGCAGCACCTGGTACCGTGACGAATGCCGGCCTGACCGGCGGCTACGGAAACATGGTCGAAATCGATCACGGCAACGGCGTGTCGAGCCGATACGCCCATCTCTCCGCCGTCCTGGTGAAGGTCGGTGACCAGGTTAAGGAAGGCGAAGTCATCGCCAAGTCCGGCAATACGGGCCGTTCCACCGGGCCGCACCTGCACTATGAAATCCGTCTGAACGGCGGAGCGGTGGATCCCATGCGGTTCATCGATGCCAGCCGGAAGCTTGCCTCCTACATGAATTGA
- a CDS encoding DEAD/DEAH box helicase: MTNFADLGLSQKVLSAVTDAGYTTPTPIQAGAIPPALQRRDILGIAQTGTGKTASFVLPMLTLLEKGRARARMPRTLILEPTRELAAQVAENFDKYGKNHKLNIALLIGGVSFDEQDRKLERGADVLICTPGRLLDHFERGKLLMTGVEILVIDEADRMLDMGFIPDIERIAKMIPFTRQTLFFSATMPPEIQKLADRFLQNPERVEVARPASTAQTVTQRFVATHAKDYEKRAVLRDLIRAQDDLKNAIIFCNRKKDVADLFRSLDRHGFSVGALHGDMDQRSRMTMLANFKDNNITLLVASDVAARGLDIPDVSHVFNFDVPIHAEDYVHRIGRTGRAGRSGASFTLVTKRDTKFSDAIEKLIGQKVEWLNGDLSNLPEPMESHDTGRRDRGRDGRKDRKKDGDRASKGRSDHKSDTVRADSEAEIETVAERAESVKPARSAENKQGQNNRADRPVRASNPANDDNRDRRNRHRRDYDDGPTPVGFGDEIPAFMLIAGKA; encoded by the coding sequence TTGACCAATTTTGCTGACCTTGGCCTGAGCCAAAAAGTTCTCTCCGCTGTCACCGATGCGGGCTACACAACCCCGACCCCGATCCAGGCTGGCGCCATCCCGCCGGCGCTGCAGCGTCGTGACATTCTGGGTATCGCCCAGACGGGTACGGGCAAGACGGCTTCGTTCGTGCTGCCGATGCTGACGTTGCTCGAAAAGGGCCGCGCACGCGCACGCATGCCGCGCACGCTGATCCTGGAGCCGACGCGCGAGCTTGCCGCCCAGGTCGCAGAGAACTTCGACAAGTACGGCAAGAACCACAAGCTCAACATCGCGCTTCTGATCGGCGGCGTGTCGTTCGATGAGCAGGATCGCAAGCTCGAGCGTGGCGCCGACGTGCTGATCTGCACGCCCGGCCGTCTGCTCGATCACTTCGAGCGCGGCAAGCTCTTGATGACCGGCGTCGAGATCCTCGTCATCGATGAAGCCGACCGCATGCTCGACATGGGCTTCATTCCCGATATCGAGCGTATCGCCAAGATGATCCCGTTCACGCGCCAGACGCTGTTTTTCTCGGCGACCATGCCGCCGGAAATCCAGAAGCTCGCCGATCGCTTCCTGCAGAACCCGGAGCGCGTCGAAGTCGCCCGCCCGGCCTCCACGGCACAGACGGTGACGCAGCGCTTCGTTGCGACGCACGCCAAGGATTACGAGAAGCGCGCCGTGCTGCGCGATCTGATTCGCGCCCAGGACGACCTGAAGAACGCGATCATCTTCTGCAATCGCAAGAAGGATGTCGCCGACCTTTTCCGGTCGCTTGACCGCCACGGTTTCTCCGTCGGCGCGCTGCATGGCGATATGGACCAGCGCTCGCGTATGACGATGTTGGCCAACTTCAAGGACAACAACATCACACTGCTCGTAGCATCCGATGTTGCTGCCCGCGGTCTCGATATCCCTGACGTCAGCCACGTCTTCAACTTCGACGTTCCGATTCATGCGGAAGACTACGTGCACCGTATCGGCCGTACCGGCCGTGCCGGTCGCTCCGGCGCCTCCTTCACGCTGGTGACGAAGCGCGACACGAAGTTCTCCGATGCCATCGAAAAGCTGATCGGCCAGAAGGTCGAATGGCTGAACGGCGACCTTTCCAATCTGCCTGAGCCGATGGAAAGCCACGATACCGGCCGCCGTGATCGCGGCCGCGATGGTCGCAAGGACCGGAAAAAAGATGGGGATCGTGCCTCGAAGGGCCGTTCCGATCATAAATCCGATACCGTGCGTGCCGATAGTGAGGCCGAAATTGAAACAGTCGCGGAAAGGGCGGAATCGGTGAAACCGGCACGCAGCGCAGAAAACAAGCAGGGACAGAATAACCGCGCCGATCGTCCGGTGCGCGCATCGAACCCGGCCAATGATGACAATCGTGACCGCCGCAACCGTCACCGCCGCGACTATGATGACGGCCCGACGCCCGTCGGCTTCGGCGACGAAATCCCTGCCTTCATGCTGATTGCCGGCAAGGCCTGA
- a CDS encoding NUDIX domain-containing protein: MGLPGIDFPGFGCGLAIVRDGKILLYKRVNAPEAEHWNIVGGKVDHMERSEAAARREAEEESGLQIRSSEFLCLSEQVIEADRQHWISMIYVSQDFAGEPELTEPHKLSALGWFDLDALPQPLSRFAADAVAALRKLEH; the protein is encoded by the coding sequence ATGGGCCTGCCGGGCATCGATTTTCCGGGCTTCGGCTGCGGACTTGCGATCGTGCGCGATGGCAAGATCCTGCTTTACAAGCGCGTGAACGCGCCTGAAGCCGAGCACTGGAACATCGTGGGCGGCAAGGTCGACCATATGGAACGCTCGGAAGCCGCTGCGCGGCGCGAGGCCGAAGAGGAAAGCGGCCTCCAGATCCGTTCGAGCGAATTCCTCTGCCTCAGCGAACAGGTGATCGAGGCCGACCGTCAGCACTGGATCTCCATGATCTACGTGTCCCAGGACTTTGCCGGCGAACCTGAACTCACGGAGCCCCACAAGCTGTCTGCGCTCGGCTGGTTCGATCTCGATGCCCTGCCCCAGCCGCTATCACGCTTTGCGGCTGACGCGGTCGCAGCGCTACGGAAGTTGGAGCACTAG
- a CDS encoding TfoX/Sxy family protein — translation MDNAAIEEMFETLGPVTIKRMFGGKGVYCQGIIFALEVDGEILLKGDEQTAPTFEAAGSRQWAYDGKGKPVKMPYWSIPDDAFDDPDEMARWVRLAYEAALRSKK, via the coding sequence GTGGACAATGCTGCCATCGAAGAGATGTTCGAGACGCTGGGGCCGGTGACTATCAAGCGGATGTTCGGCGGCAAGGGTGTCTATTGCCAGGGCATTATCTTCGCGCTCGAAGTGGACGGAGAAATCCTCTTGAAGGGTGATGAGCAGACGGCTCCGACCTTCGAGGCGGCTGGCTCAAGGCAATGGGCCTATGACGGCAAAGGCAAACCGGTAAAGATGCCCTATTGGAGCATCCCGGACGATGCGTTTGACGATCCCGACGAAATGGCGCGCTGGGTGCGGCTTGCCTATGAGGCAGCGTTGCGATCGAAAAAATAG